A single genomic interval of Brevundimonas diminuta harbors:
- a CDS encoding ArdC family protein, with protein sequence MKADIYQTVTDSIIAMLERGVKPWAPGHNAKACGLPVIPTRVGGEAYRGINVALLWGAAEMKGYRHHTWMTFNQAKALGGCVRKGERSSPVVYWGTFKAQADDADEGDDGKARLFAKGYAVFNVEQIDGLPASFYEPPTVEPSETRIAKADAWAVATGADIRHGGSQAFYSPKGDFVQVPPFAAYGEPERYYSTLAHELTHWSGAKARLDRQFGKRFGDKAYAFEELVAEMGAAFSCARLGIENETREDHASYLASWLKVLKADKRAIFTAASKAQAACDYLFELADKAAVYTKPVEAPFRADGVICLPDLSKPLHGPEIDHDDDDTDPKPPSPTRPRPFHPRRDPSLCEFLSIRGVCDDGGELSARDLNRWHLEAPFRRRLVRPDGVSLERAAMAAWEAGHFPEVPAPSMDSADNMHPVTEADLLRAMEQELRADFPHVWVDHEEAFVA encoded by the coding sequence ATGAAAGCTGACATCTATCAAACCGTCACCGATTCCATCATCGCCATGCTGGAAAGAGGCGTGAAGCCTTGGGCGCCCGGTCACAATGCGAAGGCCTGCGGCCTGCCCGTCATCCCTACTCGCGTCGGCGGCGAGGCTTATCGCGGCATCAATGTCGCGCTCTTGTGGGGCGCGGCCGAAATGAAGGGCTATCGTCACCACACTTGGATGACCTTCAATCAGGCCAAGGCGTTAGGCGGATGCGTCCGCAAAGGCGAGCGGTCATCGCCTGTCGTGTATTGGGGAACCTTCAAGGCTCAAGCCGATGACGCGGACGAAGGCGACGACGGCAAAGCGCGCCTGTTCGCGAAGGGCTATGCGGTTTTCAACGTCGAACAAATCGACGGCTTGCCCGCCTCGTTTTATGAACCGCCGACGGTCGAGCCTTCGGAAACCCGGATCGCGAAGGCCGATGCATGGGCGGTCGCGACGGGCGCCGACATTCGCCACGGCGGCTCGCAAGCCTTCTATTCGCCCAAGGGTGACTTTGTGCAGGTTCCGCCCTTCGCGGCGTATGGCGAGCCGGAACGCTACTATTCGACCCTCGCCCACGAACTGACGCATTGGAGCGGCGCGAAGGCCCGGCTTGATCGCCAGTTTGGCAAGCGGTTCGGCGACAAGGCTTATGCGTTTGAGGAATTGGTCGCCGAAATGGGCGCGGCGTTCTCTTGCGCCCGCCTTGGGATTGAGAACGAGACTCGCGAGGATCACGCCTCTTATCTCGCGTCATGGCTGAAGGTTTTGAAGGCGGACAAGCGCGCGATCTTCACCGCCGCGTCAAAGGCACAAGCGGCCTGCGATTACCTGTTCGAGTTGGCTGATAAGGCCGCAGTTTATACGAAGCCTGTAGAGGCCCCTTTCAGGGCCGATGGCGTCATCTGCCTTCCGGACCTCTCGAAGCCGCTGCACGGGCCGGAAATCGACCATGATGACGACGACACAGACCCTAAGCCGCCCTCACCTACCCGTCCGCGTCCATTCCATCCTCGGCGAGATCCATCGCTTTGCGAGTTCCTGTCGATCCGGGGGGTTTGCGATGATGGCGGCGAGCTATCCGCCCGCGATCTAAACCGCTGGCATCTAGAGGCGCCGTTCCGTCGTCGCCTTGTTCGGCCGGACGGCGTGTCGCTGGAAAGGGCCGCGATGGCGGCATGGGAAGCCGGGCATTTTCCCGAGGTGCCAGCACCGTCGATGGATAGCGCGGACAACATGCATCCAGTGACGGAAGCCGATCTCTTGCGCGCCATGGAGCAAGAGCTACGCGCGGACTTTCCGCACGTGTGGGTCGATCATGAAGAGGCGTTCGTCGCCTGA
- a CDS encoding DNA-methyltransferase, with protein sequence MFGVTEKKMEQSKSKRGMPHVVDPAPVEGSSATLVTADCLTWLKDQPDASIPIFFFSPPFNKRRANATPTGKIWPSKLADGYATYHDAKSHDDYVSWMHELLTECWRVLRHDGAIFFQHKDQPHLARLLTPDELIPAEVYAHLRQRIIWHRQAAHCPNRNFLNPSFEFIHLLAKPGFKFATAGKICDVLPIRPTAKIDSDHPAPMPVELPQRIFEQLGAEHGVVCDIFSGSGTTGVAARATGHDYIGIEINEGYNSRAAKRLGCADPRAATLWLGDALERMREIPDGSVNLIATDLPYGQTKCAWDRELPSEQLWSEFRRILKPNGTVVMTTAGLFSAKQMIAGGDLYKQSLVWEKNRPTCFIHASHRPLSAHEDVLVFSKGGVGIRATHRMTYNPQNLQELAAPKVSRNGGKGAAVYRTAPLKYTFDRKQTHTNYPRSILKFASVAKPLHHTQKPVELFDWIVRTYSNPGDVVFDPCMGSGTTGVAALSSGRRFIGIEREAKFFEIAEKRIGGTAGIAAPQASVAVEAESIWTPAEQAVWDERRAALRAARAKAKPKPECQIVTLSNALNRRSDIQPDDLPMVA encoded by the coding sequence TTGTTTGGTGTCACTGAGAAGAAGATGGAACAATCGAAGTCTAAGCGCGGCATGCCGCATGTGGTTGACCCGGCGCCCGTCGAGGGCAGCAGCGCTACGCTGGTGACGGCAGACTGTCTGACTTGGCTGAAGGATCAACCTGACGCTTCGATTCCTATTTTCTTTTTCTCTCCGCCCTTCAACAAACGCCGGGCCAATGCCACGCCGACCGGCAAAATCTGGCCCTCCAAACTCGCCGATGGCTACGCGACCTATCACGACGCCAAGTCCCACGATGATTACGTCAGTTGGATGCACGAGCTTCTGACCGAATGCTGGCGCGTGCTCCGCCATGACGGCGCGATCTTCTTCCAACACAAGGATCAACCGCACCTCGCACGTTTGCTTACGCCGGACGAGTTGATCCCTGCCGAGGTCTACGCCCACCTCCGTCAGCGTATCATCTGGCATAGGCAGGCCGCGCACTGCCCAAACCGCAACTTCCTGAACCCGTCGTTTGAGTTCATCCATCTGCTGGCGAAACCCGGATTCAAGTTCGCGACCGCTGGCAAAATCTGTGACGTGCTCCCCATCCGGCCGACCGCGAAAATCGACAGCGATCATCCTGCTCCCATGCCCGTCGAGCTTCCGCAGCGCATTTTTGAACAGCTTGGCGCGGAGCATGGCGTGGTGTGCGACATCTTCAGTGGGAGCGGCACGACGGGTGTCGCGGCGCGTGCGACTGGCCACGACTACATCGGTATCGAGATCAACGAGGGCTACAACAGCCGGGCTGCGAAACGTCTGGGGTGCGCCGACCCCCGCGCGGCGACCCTTTGGCTGGGTGACGCGCTGGAACGTATGCGGGAAATCCCGGACGGTTCTGTCAACCTGATCGCGACCGATCTTCCCTACGGCCAAACCAAGTGCGCGTGGGACCGCGAGCTTCCCTCGGAGCAGTTGTGGTCGGAGTTCCGACGCATCTTGAAGCCGAACGGCACGGTCGTGATGACAACGGCAGGCCTCTTTTCTGCGAAGCAAATGATCGCTGGCGGCGACCTCTACAAACAGTCGCTTGTCTGGGAGAAGAACCGCCCGACGTGCTTCATCCACGCGTCGCACCGGCCTTTGTCCGCCCATGAAGATGTTCTCGTCTTCAGCAAGGGCGGTGTCGGCATCCGCGCTACCCACCGCATGACCTATAATCCGCAGAACCTTCAGGAGCTTGCCGCGCCCAAGGTGTCGCGCAACGGCGGGAAGGGCGCGGCGGTCTACCGGACGGCCCCGTTGAAATACACGTTTGATCGGAAACAGACCCACACGAATTATCCGCGCTCGATCCTGAAGTTCGCCTCCGTGGCGAAGCCGCTGCATCACACGCAAAAACCGGTCGAACTGTTTGATTGGATCGTTCGGACCTACTCGAACCCCGGTGATGTGGTGTTTGATCCGTGCATGGGAAGTGGGACGACCGGCGTCGCCGCTTTGTCTTCTGGGCGCCGGTTCATCGGTATCGAGCGCGAGGCTAAGTTCTTCGAGATCGCTGAGAAGCGGATCGGAGGCACGGCCGGGATTGCGGCGCCGCAGGCGTCGGTTGCGGTTGAGGCGGAGTCGATCTGGACGCCTGCGGAACAGGCTGTTTGGGATGAGAGACGTGCGGCGTTAAGAGCGGCTAGGGCGAAGGCAAAGCCAAAGCCTGAATGTCAGATTGTCACTCTCTCTAACGCGCTTAATCGGCGGTCGGACATTCAGCCGGATGATCTCCCGATGGTGGCGTAG
- a CDS encoding surface-adhesin E family protein: MKLALIAAVSLFATPTIAGEWAWVASGEVINVGMDRATVRKVGNRSTAWVATVYPTPQTVAGMQYTFRVERRVFDCAEETQAVNYVAIYMDNRQVDARTLPGEPSPMIPDTTGYGVMTAACSPANITGPFYGSSFDFAEAYSK; encoded by the coding sequence ATGAAACTCGCACTTATCGCAGCAGTCAGCCTATTCGCCACGCCGACTATTGCAGGGGAATGGGCATGGGTGGCGTCCGGCGAGGTCATCAACGTTGGCATGGACCGGGCCACGGTTCGCAAGGTTGGCAATCGATCCACTGCGTGGGTCGCAACGGTTTATCCGACACCCCAGACAGTCGCCGGAATGCAATACACCTTCAGGGTGGAACGCCGGGTCTTCGATTGCGCCGAGGAGACACAGGCCGTGAACTACGTCGCGATCTACATGGACAACAGGCAGGTAGACGCGCGCACTCTTCCCGGTGAGCCAAGTCCGATGATCCCAGACACGACGGGCTATGGCGTTATGACTGCGGCATGCAGCCCGGCCAACATCACGGGGCCGTTCTATGGCTCTTCCTTTGACTTTGCCGAGGCCTACTCAAAGTAG